GGACTTCTGGTCGTTGCAAAGACCGAGCATGCCTTGGCCCATCTCGCGATGCAGTTTGAGAAGAAGACGTCGGAACGCGAGTATCGGGCGCTCGTTTGGGGCAATGTAAAAGAAGACGAAGGAACCGTCGAAGGAAATATCGGTCGCCACCTCAAAGACCGGATGCAAATGGCCGTTTTTCCCGATGGTAGCGACGGCAAGCCTGCGGTGACGCATTATAAGGTCATCGAACGCCTCGGTTACGTGACCTTGGTGTCGTGTAAACTCGAAACGGGTCGTACGCACCAGATCCGGGTGCATATGAAATACATCGGACACACCTTATTCAACGACGAGCGGTACGGAGGCGACCAAATACTGAAAGGCACCACGTTTACCAAATACAAACAATTCGTCGACAATTGCTTCAAAGTACTCCCGCGACAGGCCCTACATGCCAAAACGCTCGGTTTCGTGCATCCGGTGAGCGGCGACTTCATGCGCTTCGATTCGGAGATGCCGGCCGATATGGAAGAGTGCATCGCGAAGTGGCGGGTATATTCCAAATCACACCAGGAAGAGGAGGAGTAAACCCTTTGGATTCTGTGGTAAATCTTTCTTAATGAATGTGTTCGATTCGGATGTGATGCGTAACTTCATTAATAAGAAAACGCATTACCCATGAAAAAGATCCTATTGTTCACACTGTTTAGTCTGGGGTTTTTCGCCTCGTCGCGGGCCCAGGTTTCTGTTAACGTCAACATCGGAGCCGCTCCGGCCTGGGCACCCGTTGGCTATGAGGAAGTCGAATACTATTACCTTCCCGACATTGGGGTGTATTATGACCGGCCGCGTGCGGTATACATCTATCCGTCCAACGGTAAATGGATACGGGTAAAGAAATTACCCCCTATGTACCGCGGCTACAATCCGTACCGCGGGCACACCGTGGTGCTGACCGACTACCACGGCCATGCGCCCTACACGCTTTATGAAGTCCATAAAGTGAAATACAAGAAAGGATACTCAAGTCCGCCCCGTGGCGTGAAAGCACATCCGCACGGAAAAGGCAAAGGTCACGGCCACGGTAAAGGTCATGGAAAACATTGACAGAAGCCCTCGGAAGAGGGTTTTTTTATGGTCACTCCGTTGCTATTTCCTTGTAAACACCACCGCTGCGATCCGTTCGCCGTTCAGAAGCACGCTACGCCAACCGTCTGCAGTATACAGTGAATAGGAACCTACTACCAGTTTGTCAGGCGCGACCAAAATACCCTCCATTTCATTTCCACCGATGGTCACTTTATAGGATCGGCCCTCCGTAAGCGCTATGCTCATAAGGGAGTTGGTTTCTGAATTGACAAAGTCGCCGTTGGGAGCGCTGTCGCGGAATCCTGAGAAATTTCCTTGCACTTTTTTCAGGCTGTACGGGGCGTGATCCGTATAATAGGCCGTAACGGAAAGTGCGCCATCGGCCTCTCTTTTGAATTCCTGCTTAAAGGCCGGATCGTATTTCTGGTGGAAGATATTAGGGCCTTCCCTTTCCAGTTCGACGTCATTTCTTCCTGCCCTTGCCAGAAAAAGCGCATAATCTTTTTCGATAAACCGAAAACAGAAGTCAGCGTCAGAGAGATAGGTTCCCAAAACGTCGGACGTCGCTACATATTCTCCTACTTTGTCGGGTACTGTACGCCAGCTGCCGGCATCCGTCGGAATCCCTAGAAAAACGTCGGCCACCTCACGGGTTTGGGTCGATGGCACACATTTACCGCTATTGGTCATCGTAATGATTGTCGTGCGTTTATCGGGAAAACGCAGTACGGTCGCCTTCCATGCGCCGGTGGCTCCTTCGTGAAAAGTGTAGGGTAGTCCTTTGTAAGTACCGAACTCAAGGCCATAGCCATAATTACGGATACCACTTCCAACCAACGGCTGTTGGCTTTTGGCCAATAATGCCGGACTGACGCCTTTCACGGGCCTACCCTGGAGGATGGCTTCCCACAGCATTTGGTCATGCAGGGTGGTAAAAAGGTTGCCGTCGCCCACTACGTTCCATTTCCAGTCGTAGGTCGTCCATTTATCAAAGTTGAAGTATGCCCGGGCAATAGGGCCATAAATATGGCGATAATCGCTTTCGAAAGCCGTGTCGTTCATGCCCAGTTTTTGAAATATTTGATCAGTGTAGGCCCGGAAAGACATCCCCGAAGCGGCTTCAATCACCATTGCCAGCACTATGTAATTGGTATTACTGTAGAGGTAACGGGTTCCGGGAGGAAAGTTAAGCCCTTCCTGCTGCTTTAGGAGTGCCAAAACATCGGCGTTCGAAAAGGTATTTTCCCACCAGGTGAGCCCCATCAATGACCAAAGATCATAACAGTCGCGCAAACCGCTTTGGTGTGTGAGCAAATGTCGGATGGTGATGCGATTCTTTTCGGAGGGTAATACGCCGGGTAAGTAGGTGCGGAAATCATCGTCAAGTGAGAGCTTTCCCGCATCTACCAATAAAAGCACTGCCAATGCGGTGAACTGTTTGCCATTCGATGCGACATTAAAACGACTGTCGACGGTGATGGGCGTCCTGGTTGACAGGTCGGCGAAACCCGAGCAGCGTTGGTAGACTGATTTCCCGTCACGAATGATAGCGCAGGCGACACCCGGTGCGTCGGCGGGCACATCTTTATCGGTAATGGCATCCAATTTTTGGACCCACGCAGGCGGAAGCGCTGTCTGGGCACCCGCGAGTACCGACGAAATGAGTAGGACGATTGGAAGGGCAAGGCGTAGCATATAGCAGCAGTGTTTTTAGGGTTGATCAAAGTTGACGCGTACGAAGATCGTGTCTTTTCCGTCTTCGTAGATAATTTTGCGGTTCGGTTGGTTCTCCAATTCCCATTGGCCATCGACAGTACATTTCATTTCCGAATACGCAAAAGCCGTCCGGGAATGAAGGCAGGCTTCGTAAACCGAATCTTTGATCACTTCCTTCATCGGATAATCCTGCTCCCACGAAAGCGGGTTACCATCGCCGCGAATGCCGACAGACTGGATATTCTTCTTACCCGTCACGGTCAGGGTCACGAACACGGTTTTATCGGTGGCTTTCTGTACGCAACTGGCGACAAGCAGGCCTAATGTAACCAGGAGGAAGTACTTTTTCATGATGTCATTTTTTTGGTGAGGAGATAATCGATACTGAAACGGCCACCGCCCATTACGAGGTGTTGCAGCGCTACGAACAGAAAGGCGAGAGCCGGCAATTGCTGCCACAGGTCGGCGCCGGCGTGTTGGATGTAAGCTGCCACCAGCATCGTACAAATAATCAGGAAGGAGAATACGCGCGTCTGGAAACCGATAATGAGTGCCAGTCCGCCGATCGCTTCCGCGAAAGCGCCCATCCAGGCGAAGAAACCGGGAAACATTTTGAATAGGCCGCCGTATTCGGCTACGTCATTGGGAAACCAAAACGCTACTTCAAAGAGATGGAGATTGGTTTCGGGCGGACTCCATGGCATACCAAATTTGGCGGCCCCAAAGTTGAACGCCAACAGATACCCACAAAAAAGGCGGGGTGTGATCAGCAGCACATCCTGCCACCAGTGGGGCAACAGGGTAGGGCGGGTGAGAAGGGAAAGGATTTTTTTCATGGGTATATCGGTTTGATGAGGCAAAACTGCGGATAAATTGCCTGCCCATCGCGCCAGATCATGATTTGAACCCTTTTTGTAGCCCCGTGCTAGAGCTGTCGTTCGCGAATATATTGCTGTGGCGTTTGCCCTACGGCTTTCCGGAAGGCCCGGTTGAAGGTCGTCTTGCTGTTGAATCCGCAGTCGTAGGCCAGCGACAGTAAGGTGTGCCGTTTGTGTTCTTGTTTTTCCAGTCGCCGGATGAAGTCGTCGATACGGTATTGGTTGACCAGGTCATTAAAGTTCCGCTGGAACACGCGGTTTACCACACGGCTCAATACGGTAATGTTGGTATCGAGGTGGCGGGCGAGGTCAAACAGCGTCAGGTCGGGTTGTTCGAACAGGCGGTTTTCGGATAAAAGGCGTTCGATTTGTGCACCGATCCGCTCCATGTCGGGCGATATAGGCGCTTCGTTGTCTTCCCGTTCTTCCTCCAGTGAAATTTCCTCGAATAATTCGGACGGGGCATCGAGACGAGGGCGGTGTGCGGGAAGCGAGTACATCGTTGCATCACCTCCAAAAACCCGGGTGCGGAAGAAAAAAGGCGTTGCGACGGCGTTGTTGTATCCCGCGATGCCGATGTAGTAACAAATAAGGGCGAACGACAGGAAGTACCACCAACTGTCGTTGTAGTCGACCTTATAGAAAAGGCCGAACAGGGCGACATACAACCAGGCTGCCAGCGTCAGGAGGAAAGCGATGAGGAAATTACGCACCCACCGGAACAGGAAGTCCCCCGCGTTGCTCAATACCTGCTCCACCATCTTTTTGTATCGGTTGTAATAACGGATGGCGGCTACGACGTAGAGGATCATACTCACATAACCCGCGATCTGGTACCAGTCGTCAAAATCCGGATCTTGTTCGTTGGCGAGAAAATAATAGCGTCCGAGGATGAGTTGGTCGTACACGACCATCACGACGCAAAAAAGATTGTAGAGTAGGGCGGGCAGGAAATGCAGCCCATGTTTCTTCCTGAGCCGAAACTTTGGGTTGAACAGGCTTACCACATAGAAAAACAGCACCGGACCGAAGAGAAACAGTTGTTGGAAGGGCAGGTAAAAAAGGAGATCGCGATAGGGTTGTGCGCCATACCATCCGGCAAAACCCACCATCCAGGGGACGATGTAGAGGGCGGCCAGTAACGAAAAAATCCCCAGCCACGCGGCCGGGCGCTGTTGGTTTACCCATCCTTTATATAGAAAAAGTCCGGTGTACACCACATTGTGCACGAAGAACACCAGCAAGAGCGAACTGTGAAAGTTGAAGTCGAATACCATTCGTACAAGTATACGGAATTTGTGCGGAGTAGTGGAGTCGTTTGGGGTTCATAGTTCAGGGTTCATAGTTTATGGTTCATAGTTCATGGTTCATGGTTCATGGTTGATGGTTCATGGTTGGTGGTTCGGGGTTCATGGTTCATGGTTCATGGTTGGTGGTTCATAGTTCATGGTTCATGGTTCATGGTTGACGGTTGAGAGATGGTTGATGGTTCAGGGCTGGGGGATGGACTGGATTTTCCAAGAATCCTGAGGGCTTGATCACCACAATGTCCGTCAAGCTATTCAGATATTTTTTAACAAAATATGCGGTTTTCCCGTACCGTCATGTCTGCGGATTTCGCGAAGGGACGCATCCGCCCCTCCCCATACTCCAAAATACGATTTCCCGGCGACATGGAAGTGTGGGAAAACCGTAGCTTTTGTTAAAAGTGAGTGGTTGAGGGTTGAGGGTTGGTGGTTCATGGTTCATAGTTCATGGTTCATGGTTCATAGTTCATAGCTCATAGTTGGTGGATCGTTGAGAGAGGGGCGTTGGGGGTTGGTGGCGACATCCACAACTACTTTCTCACGTCGAATTCCGAAATCTTGTTCCATTTGCCATTATCCTAACTTCCGCTTTTTTCTCCCGTTGCGTTATACTATTTTTGCACATGCAACACAACGTCCTTATCCTTGATTTCGGCTCGCAGTACACACAACTCATCGCGCGCCGTATTCGCGAACTCAACATCTTTTGCGAAATCCATCCGTTCAACCACCTTCCCGACGACCTTTCTTCTTACAAAGCGGTCATTCTCTCGGGGAGCCCTTTCTCTGTCCGTGCCGACGACGCGCCGCATCCCGACCTGTCACAGATCCGCGGTAAAAAGCCGTTGTTGGCGGTTTGTTACGGGGCACAGTATCTCGCCCATTTCGGTGGAGGTGAGGTAGCGCCTTCCAACATCCGGGAATACGGCAGGGCCAACCTTTCTTACATAAAAGAAGCTGAAGCCTTTTTCGACGGCGTCGACACCCATACCCAAGTGTGGATGAGCCACAGCGACACCATCAAAAAACTACCGGAAAACGGCGTCCGGCTGGCGAGTACACACGATGTGGAAAACGCGGCCTTCCGCATCGAAGGGGAAACTACCTACGCCATCCAGTTCCACCCAGAGGTGTATCATTCCACCGACGGCGCCCGCATGCTCAAGAACTTCCTCGTGAACATCGCACAGGTCTCACAGGATTTTACACCCAACGCTTTCGTCGAAGAGATCGTCACCGAACTTAAAGAGAAAGTCGGAAATGACAAAGTAGTACTCGGCCTTTCGGGTGGTGTCGATTCTACCGTAGCGGCGGTATTGCTGCACAAAGCGATCGGCAAAAACCTCTATTGTATTTTCGTCAACAACGGACTGTTGCGGAAAAACGAATTTGAGAATGTCCTCCACCAATATAAAGACATGGGGCTTAACGTCAAAGGCGTCGACGCCAGTGACCGTTTCCTTTCGGAACTCACCGGTATATCCGACCCTGAGACCAAGCGGAAAACCATCGGCCGCGTCTTCATCGAAGTATTTGACGACGAAGCGCACGCTATCGAAGACGTGAAATGGCTGGCCCAGGGAACGATTTATCCCGATGTGATCGAATCAGTCTCGGTAAAAGGCCCTTCTGCCACGATCAAATCCCACCACAATGTCGGGGGGCTTCCCGATTTCATGAAACTGAAAATCGTTGAGCCGCTTCGGATGTTGTTTAAGGATGAAGTACGCCGCGTAGGCGCCACCCTCGGTATCGATCCGGCGCTACTGGGACGGCATCCGTTCCCTGGTCCGGGACTTTCCATCCGGATTCTCGGCGATATTACCCCGGAAAAAGTGCGTATCTTGCAGGAAGTGGATGCGATTTTCATCGACGGACTCAAGTCGTGGGGACTCTATGACAAAGTCTGGCAAGCGGGTGCGATCCTGTTGCCGGTCGACAGCGTAGGCGTCATGGGCGACGAGCGTACCTATGAGAAAGTGGTGGCCCTCCGCGCGGTTGAATCGACTGACGGTATGACAGCCGACTGGGTGCACCTGCCGTATGAATTCCTGATGAAGATTTCCAACGAGATCATCAACCGGGTGAAAGGCGTGAACCGCGTGGTGTATGACATCAGCTCGAAACCACCTGCCACTATCGAGTGGGAATGATTCTTGCTGTGCGCGCCGCAACCTAAACCGAAAACATGAAGAAACTGCTTTTCCTTTTCCTGCTGTCACTGGCCTCCCTTGTGGGATGTGCCCAAACAAAACCCATCCGGCATACTGTCGCCAAAGGAGAAACCGTCACCCAAATCGCCCAGAAATATAGCGTGACGACGTCGGATATCTTCCGTCTCAATCCGGATGCACAGGCAGGGGTAAAGGAAGGAACCATTTTGCTGATTCCGCCTGCGGTAAATGCCGGAACAAAACCGAAGAAACAACCCGCTTCGTCTGAAGGCACTGCTGTGCATGTGGTAGCGGCAGGCGAAACGTTGTATGGCATCTCCCGCAAATATGACGTATCGGTAGCCGACCTCGAACAGGCCAACCCCAAAGCACTTACCGGATTGAAGGCAGGGGACAGCCTCGTCATTCCACGCGGAAAGGCAAAGGCTGATAAACAGAAAGCGGCCGTCAAATCTGCCTCTAAAACGACCACATTCCACACTGTAGTGGCAGGCGAAACAAAATTCGGCATCGCCAAACAATACGGTATTTCGGTAGCGGAATTGGAGGCTGCCAATCCCGAAATACAGAATGGAGGGCTACAGATCGGATTCCAATTGAAGATCGTAGCCGACCACGCCGTGCGTCCGGCGGAAGAAGCCCCGAAGCCGGTGGTCGTAAAAGAAGAGCCGAAGAAGAATGACTTCCAGGAATATACCGTCAAACCGAAAGAAACGCTGTATGGATTGGCCCGCCGGTTCGACATGAGCCAGGACCAACTGCTGAAACTCAACCCCGAACTGGCCGATGGCGTCAAAGAAGGAATGGTGCTGAAACTGCCGATGAACATCCGGTTTTCTACGGCTGATAAAACTGCATCCGGCTTAGCAGCTACCCTTCGCACGACAGAGCGCAAGAAACTGGTACTCTTACTTCCCTTCAATATTTCCAAAATACAAGGAGACACGTTGAACTCCGTGTCATCGCGACTGAAAACTGATAAATTCCTCAACATGACGCTCGATTTTTATTCGGGTGCGTTGATGGCCATTGATTCGGCGCGTACACTCGGACTCAACGTCGACGTGCGCATACTCGATTCACAGGAAACCAAGAATGCCTCGGCGGTCGCGTCGCTGGTGCAGCAGGAAGATATCGCTTCCGCGGATGCGGTAATCGGTCCGTTCTACCAGGCCAATGCTGAGAAAGCGGCGGAACTGCTGGCGAAAGCGAAGGTGCCGGTGATCTCACCCCTTTCGAAAGACACCGGAAAACCGTATCCCAACCTGATCCAGTCGATGACGCAGGAAGATTATATGCGGGATGGCACGTACAACTACATGGTAAGTAAAGGAAATGTACTGGCAGTCGTCGATCCGAAAAAACTGTCGGTCAAGAAATACCTCGCGGAAAACCAGAAACAGGTACGTCCGGTGCCGTTCGTCAATGGCGTCTTGTCAGTCGATGGCATCCGTTCGATGCTGGTAAAAGACAAAAAGAACTTTGTCGTTTTGGAGACCGAGAGTACGCTAATGATCAAATCGACTATCAATGCGCTGCTGCCGTTGAGTGCGGAATATGACATCCAATTGGCGGTTACAGGTCAGAACGAAACGCTTGATTTCGAAGAGATACAGGTAGCTAACCTGGTGAAATTGCGACTGCTGTATCCGTCATTGACGCGCGATAACGAATCGGCCGACGCCACGGTTTTCGAGCGCGAATACAAAGAGAAAAACAAGATTTTCCCGAATCGCTATGCCGTCCGTGGATTCGACGTCACATTCGATACGCTACTGCGATTGTCACAGGAGAAATCCTATCTGCAAACCCTCGAAACAACGGTTTCTGAACAGGTCGCCAACAAGTTCGACTACGAGCAGAAGAGTTCGGGCGCGTTCGTTAATACGGGGTATTTTATTTTGTATTATGATACGGATATGACGGTTAGAACAATTGATAATTGAGAATTGATAATTGAAAATTAAGTGTTCGGTCCGGAAGTTGCTTCATTAACTATTAAAGAAATCACTATAACAACAAGTTGTTGCAAATAGCTGTCCTCTTGTCCAGTATTGCTGATCAATTCACGATTTTCAATTGTCAATCTCAATTATCAATTCTCAATTAAACCATGACCTCCCAAGTTACCTACCTCGGCGATCTCCGCACTTCCTCCCAACACATAGCCTCCGGGTCTGTCATACTGTCGGACGCGCCTGTCGATAATCACGGACGGGGTGAAGCTTTTTCTCCCACCGACACCGTGGCGAACGCGCTGGCAAGCTGCATGTTTACTGTCATGGGCATCAAGGCCCGCGATATGGGTGTGGATTTTACCGGATCGACCGCCTCGGTCACCAAGCACATGCAGGCGGATCCGCGTCGGATTTCGAAGATCGAAGTGGTTTTCGATATGAAGGTGGCGGTGGATGACAAGACCCGCACCATACTGGAACGTACGGCGCATACGTGTCCGGTTCACCTGAGCCTGCATCCCGATATCGAGAAGGTCATCACCTTCCAATGGCAATAGGCGCCGCTACATGCTCCCAGAGGAAGAACTGATTCAACTCGCACACACCAAAATGCCGTTCGGGAAATACGAAGGGCGCTTTCTCGTGGACTTGCCCGAGTTCTATCTCGTATGGTACCGCAACAAAGGCTTCCCAAAAGGAAAACTGGGCAACCAGTTGCAACTCGTCTATGAGCTGAAATTAAACGGGTTGGAGGGATTGTTACGCGACATCCGCCACCGGTTTCCCCGCACCTGATTCCCTGCTATTTTCCGGTTTGCCCATACGCCTAAATCCGAAATATTCGCGTATTTTTGCGCCGGTTTTTCCACACGACCACACAACACAACAACTACGACAATGACAAAAACGAAGTACATTTTTGTGACCGGCGGCGTGAGCTCTTCCCTCGGGAAAGGCATCATTGCGGCCTCCCTCGCGAAATTGTTGCAGGCCCGGGGTTACAGGGCCACGATACAGAAGTTCGATCCCTACATCAATGTGGATCCGGGCACGCTGAATCCGTATGAACACGGCGAATGCTACGTAACCGACGACGGCGCCGAAACCGACCTCGACCTGGGGCACTACGAGCGCTTCCTGAATGTGCCGACGTCCCAGGCCAATAACGTCACCACCGGGCGCGTATACCTGTCTGTCATCGAGAAAGAACGCCGCGGCGAATTCCTTGGAAAAACCGTGCAGGTCGTTCCCCACATCACCAACGAGATCAAAAGCCGCATGCAGCAATTGGGCCACAGCGGGGATTTCGACATTGTAATCACGGAGATAGGAGGGACGGTCGGTGACATCGAATCCCTTCCGTATATCGAATCCGTCCGACAATTAGTGTGGGAACTGGGCGATCAAAACAGCCTGGTCGTACACCTGACGCTTATCCCATTCCTTGCGGCGGCAGGTGAGCTTAAGACGAAACCGACGCAACACTCGGTCAAGACGTTGATGGAAAGCGGTATCAAGGCCGATATTCTCGTATGCCGTACGGAGCACGAACTTTCGGATGAACTACGCCAGAAACTGGCGCTTTTCTGTAATGTGAAGCGTGAGGCTGTTATCCAGTCGATTGATGCCTCGACGATTTATGAAGTACCGAATCTGATGTTAGAGGAAGGACTTGACGTCGTTGCCTTACGGAAACTCGGCCTTCCGATGAAAAACACACCGGACCTGAAGAACTGGAACCTCTTCCTGCACCGCCTGAAAAATCCGAAACACGTGGTGAACATCGGCCTGATCGGAAAATATGTG
This genomic interval from Flavobacterium sp. HJ-32-4 contains the following:
- a CDS encoding LysM peptidoglycan-binding domain-containing protein, with product MKKLLFLFLLSLASLVGCAQTKPIRHTVAKGETVTQIAQKYSVTTSDIFRLNPDAQAGVKEGTILLIPPAVNAGTKPKKQPASSEGTAVHVVAAGETLYGISRKYDVSVADLEQANPKALTGLKAGDSLVIPRGKAKADKQKAAVKSASKTTTFHTVVAGETKFGIAKQYGISVAELEAANPEIQNGGLQIGFQLKIVADHAVRPAEEAPKPVVVKEEPKKNDFQEYTVKPKETLYGLARRFDMSQDQLLKLNPELADGVKEGMVLKLPMNIRFSTADKTASGLAATLRTTERKKLVLLLPFNISKIQGDTLNSVSSRLKTDKFLNMTLDFYSGALMAIDSARTLGLNVDVRILDSQETKNASAVASLVQQEDIASADAVIGPFYQANAEKAAELLAKAKVPVISPLSKDTGKPYPNLIQSMTQEDYMRDGTYNYMVSKGNVLAVVDPKKLSVKKYLAENQKQVRPVPFVNGVLSVDGIRSMLVKDKKNFVVLETESTLMIKSTINALLPLSAEYDIQLAVTGQNETLDFEEIQVANLVKLRLLYPSLTRDNESADATVFEREYKEKNKIFPNRYAVRGFDVTFDTLLRLSQEKSYLQTLETTVSEQVANKFDYEQKSSGAFVNTGYFILYYDTDMTVRTIDN
- a CDS encoding RluA family pseudouridine synthase, giving the protein MVQDPSLEAEDDELYEHYRFDVSKGQALLRIDKYLMGHIQNVTRNKVQKAADNGDIYVNDVPVKSNYKVKPGDVIRILFPHPPFENLIIPEDIPLDIVYEDEALIVINKPPGLVVHPGHGNYTGTLVNALAYHYRDLPLNSSQRPGLVHRIDKDTSGLLVVAKTEHALAHLAMQFEKKTSEREYRALVWGNVKEDEGTVEGNIGRHLKDRMQMAVFPDGSDGKPAVTHYKVIERLGYVTLVSCKLETGRTHQIRVHMKYIGHTLFNDERYGGDQILKGTTFTKYKQFVDNCFKVLPRQALHAKTLGFVHPVSGDFMRFDSEMPADMEECIAKWRVYSKSHQEEEE
- a CDS encoding OsmC family protein, yielding MTSQVTYLGDLRTSSQHIASGSVILSDAPVDNHGRGEAFSPTDTVANALASCMFTVMGIKARDMGVDFTGSTASVTKHMQADPRRISKIEVVFDMKVAVDDKTRTILERTAHTCPVHLSLHPDIEKVITFQWQ
- a CDS encoding DUF3820 family protein; this translates as MLPEEELIQLAHTKMPFGKYEGRFLVDLPEFYLVWYRNKGFPKGKLGNQLQLVYELKLNGLEGLLRDIRHRFPRT
- a CDS encoding serine hydrolase, with the translated sequence MLRLALPIVLLISSVLAGAQTALPPAWVQKLDAITDKDVPADAPGVACAIIRDGKSVYQRCSGFADLSTRTPITVDSRFNVASNGKQFTALAVLLLVDAGKLSLDDDFRTYLPGVLPSEKNRITIRHLLTHQSGLRDCYDLWSLMGLTWWENTFSNADVLALLKQQEGLNFPPGTRYLYSNTNYIVLAMVIEAASGMSFRAYTDQIFQKLGMNDTAFESDYRHIYGPIARAYFNFDKWTTYDWKWNVVGDGNLFTTLHDQMLWEAILQGRPVKGVSPALLAKSQQPLVGSGIRNYGYGLEFGTYKGLPYTFHEGATGAWKATVLRFPDKRTTIITMTNSGKCVPSTQTREVADVFLGIPTDAGSWRTVPDKVGEYVATSDVLGTYLSDADFCFRFIEKDYALFLARAGRNDVELEREGPNIFHQKYDPAFKQEFKREADGALSVTAYYTDHAPYSLKKVQGNFSGFRDSAPNGDFVNSETNSLMSIALTEGRSYKVTIGGNEMEGILVAPDKLVVGSYSLYTADGWRSVLLNGERIAAVVFTRK
- a CDS encoding AraC family transcriptional regulator; protein product: MVFDFNFHSSLLLVFFVHNVVYTGLFLYKGWVNQQRPAAWLGIFSLLAALYIVPWMVGFAGWYGAQPYRDLLFYLPFQQLFLFGPVLFFYVVSLFNPKFRLRKKHGLHFLPALLYNLFCVVMVVYDQLILGRYYFLANEQDPDFDDWYQIAGYVSMILYVVAAIRYYNRYKKMVEQVLSNAGDFLFRWVRNFLIAFLLTLAAWLYVALFGLFYKVDYNDSWWYFLSFALICYYIGIAGYNNAVATPFFFRTRVFGGDATMYSLPAHRPRLDAPSELFEEISLEEEREDNEAPISPDMERIGAQIERLLSENRLFEQPDLTLFDLARHLDTNITVLSRVVNRVFQRNFNDLVNQYRIDDFIRRLEKQEHKRHTLLSLAYDCGFNSKTTFNRAFRKAVGQTPQQYIRERQL
- a CDS encoding CTP synthase — protein: MTKTKYIFVTGGVSSSLGKGIIAASLAKLLQARGYRATIQKFDPYINVDPGTLNPYEHGECYVTDDGAETDLDLGHYERFLNVPTSQANNVTTGRVYLSVIEKERRGEFLGKTVQVVPHITNEIKSRMQQLGHSGDFDIVITEIGGTVGDIESLPYIESVRQLVWELGDQNSLVVHLTLIPFLAAAGELKTKPTQHSVKTLMESGIKADILVCRTEHELSDELRQKLALFCNVKREAVIQSIDASTIYEVPNLMLEEGLDVVALRKLGLPMKNTPDLKNWNLFLHRLKNPKHVVNIGLIGKYVELQDSYKSILEAFIHAGAANETKVNVVSIHSEFIDASNVASKFAGLDGILVAPGFGERGIEGKIEAVRYARENRIPFFGICLGMQMAVIEFARNVVGLKDANSTEMNQGTAHPVIDLMEEQKTVTDKGGTMRLGSWKCDIQTDTLAYEIYKTEHIAERHRHRYEFNGEYLDRLQSAGLKASGVNPDTGLVEVVEIADHPFFIGVQYHPEYKSTVANPHPLFTGFVAATVKAKKKTA
- the guaA gene encoding glutamine-hydrolyzing GMP synthase; its protein translation is MQHNVLILDFGSQYTQLIARRIRELNIFCEIHPFNHLPDDLSSYKAVILSGSPFSVRADDAPHPDLSQIRGKKPLLAVCYGAQYLAHFGGGEVAPSNIREYGRANLSYIKEAEAFFDGVDTHTQVWMSHSDTIKKLPENGVRLASTHDVENAAFRIEGETTYAIQFHPEVYHSTDGARMLKNFLVNIAQVSQDFTPNAFVEEIVTELKEKVGNDKVVLGLSGGVDSTVAAVLLHKAIGKNLYCIFVNNGLLRKNEFENVLHQYKDMGLNVKGVDASDRFLSELTGISDPETKRKTIGRVFIEVFDDEAHAIEDVKWLAQGTIYPDVIESVSVKGPSATIKSHHNVGGLPDFMKLKIVEPLRMLFKDEVRRVGATLGIDPALLGRHPFPGPGLSIRILGDITPEKVRILQEVDAIFIDGLKSWGLYDKVWQAGAILLPVDSVGVMGDERTYEKVVALRAVESTDGMTADWVHLPYEFLMKISNEIINRVKGVNRVVYDISSKPPATIEWE
- a CDS encoding DoxX family protein, with product MKKILSLLTRPTLLPHWWQDVLLITPRLFCGYLLAFNFGAAKFGMPWSPPETNLHLFEVAFWFPNDVAEYGGLFKMFPGFFAWMGAFAEAIGGLALIIGFQTRVFSFLIICTMLVAAYIQHAGADLWQQLPALAFLFVALQHLVMGGGRFSIDYLLTKKMTS